A window of Microcystis aeruginosa FD4 contains these coding sequences:
- a CDS encoding PP2C family serine/threonine-protein phosphatase: MDSVITLQCQNLTCLSPNALTNRFCEKCGTPLVKCYLWMMGDWVRTYYHVGELIDNRYLVKQPQIVLDTKPAQAPQAPEEPPSWLSLYLKLLPFHLHIPQVYGYIPSPDERLNMDIWLLEYGTIPLDETGELIYPELLPTLAEVWSQASDLRQIHWLWQMAKLWHPLQKKAVVSSLLNPSLTRVNNQLLQLLELSKDEATAPNLQDLGALWSGLIPTAAANLQDFLASLTQELESGDLDRPESLITILDYALQHYGGGQERTYEIFTCTDTGPLREHNEDACYPPANQAITLAHGQNPLVIVCDGIGGQEGGEIAAQLAIKTLSREINHSPTNDIEVYPDSHSLVLEQAIRVTNDLISQRNDQESRQDRQRMGTTLVMAFAHAQEMYAAHVGDSRIYWITAHSCHQVTVDDDLASREVKLGYLLYRDAIQYPNAGALVQALGMSSATNLHPTVQRLIVDQDCVFLLCSDGLSDYDRVEQYWDSEIVPLLRGEKTVTAVGESLLQLANQKNGHDNSTIALVYCRVVPRAEPVTPLVYAEVKERIILDFNDQDFDNSEETYSEEEVVTAIPTPPPASSSVSSRASSPERTTVSSLVVVAIAVGFLSLLAAIAWQFLSRHPAPNPSISPAPVTDPTPVTTPSAPVTSPTPPNASPN; this comes from the coding sequence ATGGATTCCGTGATAACCCTCCAATGTCAAAACCTAACCTGTCTATCCCCGAACGCTCTCACTAATAGATTCTGTGAAAAATGCGGTACTCCTTTAGTTAAGTGCTATTTATGGATGATGGGTGATTGGGTGAGAACCTATTATCATGTTGGCGAGCTAATTGATAATCGTTATTTGGTCAAACAACCACAAATTGTTCTTGATACTAAACCCGCTCAAGCACCCCAAGCACCGGAAGAACCTCCTAGCTGGCTCTCCCTCTACCTAAAATTGTTACCCTTCCATCTCCACATACCCCAAGTCTATGGCTATATTCCCAGTCCCGATGAACGCTTGAATATGGACATCTGGCTGTTGGAATACGGCACTATTCCCCTCGATGAAACGGGAGAATTAATATATCCGGAACTATTGCCCACTCTGGCCGAGGTTTGGTCGCAAGCTTCCGATTTAAGGCAAATTCACTGGTTATGGCAAATGGCCAAACTCTGGCATCCCCTCCAGAAAAAAGCTGTGGTCTCTAGTCTGCTCAACCCTTCTCTGACGAGAGTGAATAATCAGCTGCTGCAATTGCTAGAATTAAGCAAAGACGAGGCTACCGCTCCCAATTTACAAGATTTAGGGGCCTTGTGGTCTGGTCTGATCCCGACGGCAGCCGCTAATCTTCAAGATTTTCTCGCATCCCTAACCCAAGAGCTAGAATCCGGTGATCTCGATCGCCCAGAGTCCCTGATCACTATCCTCGATTATGCACTACAGCACTACGGTGGAGGTCAAGAACGCACCTATGAGATTTTTACCTGCACCGATACCGGTCCGCTGCGGGAACACAACGAGGATGCCTGTTATCCCCCGGCTAATCAGGCCATAACCCTCGCGCATGGTCAGAATCCCCTGGTGATTGTCTGTGATGGCATCGGCGGTCAGGAAGGGGGCGAAATCGCTGCTCAATTGGCGATCAAAACCCTCTCTAGGGAAATTAATCATAGTCCCACGAATGATATTGAAGTCTATCCCGATAGTCACAGTCTTGTCCTCGAACAGGCGATTCGTGTCACCAATGATCTGATCAGTCAACGCAATGATCAGGAGTCAAGACAAGATCGTCAGCGCATGGGTACTACTCTCGTCATGGCTTTTGCCCACGCTCAGGAAATGTACGCAGCCCATGTGGGGGATTCCCGCATCTATTGGATTACTGCCCACAGTTGTCATCAAGTGACGGTGGATGACGATCTCGCTTCCAGGGAAGTGAAATTAGGCTATCTCCTCTATCGTGATGCGATACAGTATCCCAACGCGGGGGCCTTGGTGCAAGCTTTGGGCATGAGTAGCGCCACTAATCTCCATCCCACTGTTCAGAGGTTGATTGTTGATCAAGATTGTGTTTTTCTCCTCTGTTCCGATGGTTTAAGTGATTATGATCGGGTGGAACAATACTGGGACAGTGAAATTGTGCCTCTTTTGCGAGGAGAGAAAACCGTGACAGCCGTGGGGGAAAGTTTATTACAACTAGCTAACCAGAAAAACGGTCACGATAACTCCACCATCGCCCTAGTTTATTGTCGGGTAGTTCCTAGGGCTGAACCTGTCACGCCTTTAGTTTATGCTGAGGTCAAAGAACGGATTATTCTCGATTTTAATGACCAAGATTTTGATAACAGCGAAGAAACCTACTCCGAAGAAGAAGTGGTGACGGCAATACCCACTCCCCCCCCTGCATCTTCTTCTGTTTCTAGTCGTGCTTCTTCCCCTGAGCGCACTACAGTTTCATCCCTAGTCGTGGTAGCGATCGCTGTCGGTTTCCTCAGTTTGCTTGCCGCGATCGCTTGGCAATTCCTAAGTCGTCATCCCGCTCCCAATCCATCGATTTCTCCCGCACCTGTCACAGATCCCACTCCAGTGACGACACCCTCCGCACCTGTCACCAGTCCCACTCCCCCCAATGCTTCCCCTAACTAG
- a CDS encoding GNAT family N-acetyltransferase, with protein MVNLPEDYQLRLGKMGDRYLLINFLTRTYEEFFPEQKNLSHLADTVRQFFCLDTPLWIVEAQQTAIACLWMGSAVDQVTGDRYGHIFLIYVAPQHRRQGIASALIDRAKDWAKSRGQTRIGLQVFINNDNALNLYQNLGFQTRSLLMWKNI; from the coding sequence ATGGTTAACCTTCCCGAAGATTATCAGCTGCGACTGGGAAAAATGGGCGATCGCTATCTACTCATTAATTTTCTCACCCGCACCTATGAAGAATTTTTTCCCGAACAAAAAAACCTCTCCCATCTAGCTGATACAGTCAGACAGTTTTTTTGCCTCGATACTCCCCTGTGGATCGTCGAAGCACAACAAACGGCGATCGCTTGTCTCTGGATGGGGAGTGCCGTCGATCAGGTGACAGGCGATCGCTATGGTCATATTTTCCTAATTTACGTCGCTCCCCAGCATCGTCGCCAAGGTATCGCCAGCGCACTAATCGATCGAGCTAAGGATTGGGCAAAAAGTCGCGGACAAACCCGCATCGGTTTACAAGTCTTCATCAATAACGACAATGCTCTCAATCTCTACCAAAATCTCGGCTTTCAAACTCGCTCTTTGCTGATGTGGAAAAATATTTAG
- the pirA gene encoding arginine synthesis PII-interacting regulator PirA: MNKNRQQVLTQAAVAHRETLRRNLQHRLEVARAQGNEALVRQLEAEAAYLHLR, from the coding sequence ATGAACAAAAATCGTCAGCAAGTCCTAACACAAGCCGCCGTCGCTCATAGGGAAACACTCCGCAGAAATTTACAACACCGACTGGAAGTAGCTAGAGCGCAGGGAAATGAAGCTTTAGTGCGTCAATTAGAAGCAGAGGCGGCCTATTTGCACCTTCGTTAG